One window of the Acinetobacter equi genome contains the following:
- a CDS encoding lytic transglycosylase domain-containing protein, giving the protein MKIKINFSIFWGSLIYLSIGSSSFAGQMYVYKNENTGTTLLTNKKSHDQSLTTVKITYYPESNIHRYSNWGATESSVLPSYHKNRNTFDPIIQRASDRHGVSEALIKAVMHTESGFNVQARSPVGAQGLMQLMPATARRFKVNNAYDPEQNIMAGAEYLAWLLRRFNGNTQLALAGYNAGEGNVAKYGGIPPFKETQDYVKRVLSRLNHLYDKNPTAQIAPAQISENINTSDYSSQREIIIAADGTYTDKPANTYSTQNAVASARIYISE; this is encoded by the coding sequence ATGAAAATAAAGATTAATTTTTCCATCTTTTGGGGATCACTTATTTACCTTTCAATTGGTTCATCCAGTTTTGCAGGGCAAATGTATGTCTATAAGAATGAAAATACTGGTACAACCCTATTAACCAATAAAAAAAGTCATGATCAATCTTTAACAACAGTTAAAATTACTTATTATCCTGAAAGTAATATTCATCGTTATTCAAATTGGGGAGCAACTGAATCTTCAGTATTACCTAGTTATCATAAAAATAGAAATACTTTTGATCCTATTATTCAACGTGCATCTGATCGACATGGAGTCTCTGAAGCTTTAATTAAGGCCGTCATGCATACTGAATCGGGTTTTAATGTACAAGCACGTTCACCAGTTGGTGCTCAAGGGCTTATGCAATTAATGCCAGCTACTGCTCGTCGTTTTAAAGTAAATAATGCATATGATCCCGAGCAAAATATTATGGCGGGTGCAGAATATCTTGCTTGGTTGCTTCGCCGTTTTAATGGCAATACTCAATTGGCTTTAGCTGGCTATAATGCGGGTGAAGGTAATGTTGCCAAATATGGTGGGATTCCTCCTTTTAAAGAAACTCAAGATTACGTGAAACGAGTACTTAGTCGCCTTAACCATTTATATGATAAAAACCCTACAGCTCAAATTGCACCTGCCCAAATATCCGAAAATATAAATACTTCTGACTATTCATCGCAAAGAGAAATCATCATTGCAGCAGACGGTACATATACCGATAAACCTGCAAATACCTACTCCACACAAAATGCGGTTGCTTCCGCACGTATTTATATTTCTGAGTAA
- the htpX gene encoding protease HtpX, which yields MMRIGLFLLTNLAVLVVAGIILSLFGVGSYHGAGGLNLGNLLVVCFVFGMVGSLISLFMSKWMAKKTTGTELIDPNAPRNQAEVWLLQEVAQLSQRAGIQMPEVGIFPSYQSNAFATGWNKNDALVSVSTGLLERMNKDELRAVLAHEIGHVANGDMVTLALIQGVVNAFVMFFARVVGDFIDRNVFGREDGEAPGLSYFVITIALDIVFGILASAIVLWFSRQREYRADEAGARLAGKQAMISALLRLQAESEMPDAMPKEMKAFAIAEGKEQGFSLAALFQTHPTIEQRVAALQQLNVP from the coding sequence ATGATGCGGATTGGTTTGTTCTTGCTTACCAACCTCGCGGTACTGGTTGTAGCTGGCATTATTTTGTCACTCTTCGGTGTCGGTAGTTACCATGGCGCGGGTGGCTTGAATCTAGGCAACCTTTTAGTCGTCTGTTTTGTATTCGGTATGGTTGGTTCTCTTATTTCTCTATTCATGTCGAAATGGATGGCGAAGAAAACTACTGGTACTGAACTCATTGATCCAAATGCACCTCGTAACCAAGCTGAAGTATGGTTATTACAAGAAGTTGCACAATTATCTCAACGTGCAGGTATTCAAATGCCTGAAGTGGGTATTTTTCCATCATATCAGTCGAATGCTTTTGCAACTGGTTGGAATAAAAATGATGCCCTCGTTTCTGTTTCTACGGGTCTATTAGAACGTATGAACAAAGACGAATTACGTGCTGTATTGGCACATGAAATTGGTCACGTTGCCAATGGTGATATGGTTACACTTGCACTCATTCAAGGTGTTGTGAACGCCTTTGTAATGTTCTTTGCACGTGTAGTTGGTGATTTCATTGACCGTAATGTATTTGGTCGTGAAGATGGTGAAGCTCCTGGACTAAGCTATTTTGTAATTACAATTGCACTTGATATTGTCTTTGGTATTCTAGCCTCAGCAATCGTATTGTGGTTCTCTCGTCAACGTGAATATCGTGCTGATGAAGCAGGTGCTCGTTTAGCTGGTAAACAAGCAATGATTTCTGCACTACTTCGCTTGCAAGCAGAATCTGAAATGCCAGATGCGATGCCAAAAGAAATGAAAGCTTTTGCAATTGCTGAAGGTAAAGAACAAGGTTTCAGCTTAGCTGCATTGTTCCAAACTCATCCAACAATTGAACAACGTGTTGCTGCATTACAACAATTGAATGTACCTTAA
- a CDS encoding DUF4112 domain-containing protein: MQKQKKLSKEEVIRLERDLAKYANMMDSLVRIPFTKQGVGADAALSTIPIAGDAAGFVLTCYAIYKAKQIGVPQSKLNVVLKMAIIDGLVGCLPILGTIFDIFIRPSRRTLSIVHDHIREEYDITNDHHVVHPFLHEKLEHMQKESKIWKNPIIAWVWLHLPDLLGIIFLILFVMAIWIGGTLAWEWLQNKMATTT; encoded by the coding sequence ATGCAAAAACAAAAAAAATTGTCAAAAGAAGAGGTTATTCGATTAGAGCGTGATTTGGCTAAATATGCCAATATGATGGATTCTTTAGTACGAATCCCTTTTACAAAGCAGGGTGTAGGGGCAGATGCGGCATTAAGCACAATACCAATTGCAGGAGATGCCGCAGGATTCGTTTTGACTTGTTATGCAATTTATAAAGCCAAACAAATTGGTGTTCCCCAATCAAAGTTAAATGTTGTTCTAAAAATGGCAATCATAGATGGCTTAGTTGGTTGCTTACCTATTTTAGGCACTATTTTTGATATTTTTATACGTCCAAGTCGTCGTACTTTAAGTATTGTGCATGATCATATTCGTGAAGAATATGATATTACGAATGATCATCATGTGGTTCATCCATTCTTACATGAGAAATTAGAACATATGCAGAAAGAATCAAAAATTTGGAAAAATCCAATTATTGCCTGGGTTTGGTTACATTTACCAGATCTTTTAGGAATCATCTTTTTAATTCTTTTTGTTATGGCAATATGGATTGGTGGGACTTTAGCTTGGGAATGGTTACAGAATAAAATGGCAACAACGACTTAA
- the mgtE gene encoding magnesium transporter yields the protein MGYNNFLYLLNDALEKNHLELALASVKTFRAADVADLLMQLPLENSKNLLIHLPDRVDVFSFLPPEYQAELAKIIPRNILAEIIGEMSSDKRVDVYKRLDTNQQNALLPALAQAEREDIRQLASYVEGTAGAIMSSEYATLKSNMTVSEAITMLRREAPDTETIYFAYVLNDERKLLGVISLKELILAAEEQSIGSIMTTDILFAKVDDDQDEVAKIIARYDLLALPIVDQYGIMIGIVTYDDAMDVASEEATEDFLKVGAVNGSSRFSLKTAPLFQLYKKRVYWLVILVFGSLLSGIGIAHYEDIIAEHIVLVFFLPLLVGSGGNAGSQSSTLMVRALATGDVQFKDWFYLLGRETLVALGLGVTMAVAVSLLGFYRGDELVALVLALSMTGIVLLGCLIGMSLPFILNKLGLDPASASAPLVTSICDAMGVLVYLFIASLILF from the coding sequence ATGGGTTATAACAATTTTTTATATTTATTAAATGATGCTTTAGAAAAAAATCACCTAGAGCTTGCTTTGGCATCAGTTAAAACATTTCGTGCCGCAGATGTTGCAGATCTACTTATGCAACTTCCTTTAGAAAATAGCAAAAATCTACTCATTCATCTTCCTGATCGTGTCGATGTGTTTTCATTTTTACCTCCTGAGTATCAAGCTGAATTAGCTAAAATTATTCCCCGTAATATTTTGGCTGAAATTATTGGTGAAATGTCATCTGATAAACGTGTTGATGTATATAAACGTTTAGATACAAATCAACAAAATGCATTACTACCTGCGCTTGCTCAAGCTGAGCGTGAAGACATACGCCAATTAGCTTCTTATGTAGAAGGTACTGCTGGTGCGATTATGAGCTCGGAATATGCGACATTAAAGTCGAATATGACGGTATCAGAAGCGATTACCATGCTGCGCCGTGAAGCACCAGATACAGAAACCATCTATTTTGCATATGTATTGAATGACGAACGTAAATTATTAGGTGTAATTTCACTTAAAGAATTGATTTTGGCTGCAGAAGAACAAAGTATTGGTTCTATTATGACCACTGATATTTTATTTGCCAAAGTTGATGATGATCAAGATGAAGTGGCTAAAATTATTGCTCGTTATGATTTGCTTGCATTACCTATTGTAGATCAATATGGAATTATGATTGGTATTGTGACTTACGATGATGCGATGGATGTTGCAAGTGAAGAAGCAACTGAAGACTTTTTAAAAGTTGGTGCTGTTAATGGTTCATCAAGATTTAGTTTAAAAACGGCACCATTATTCCAGCTTTATAAAAAGCGTGTGTATTGGCTTGTGATTTTGGTATTTGGTAGCTTGCTATCAGGTATTGGAATTGCACATTATGAAGATATCATTGCTGAACATATTGTGTTGGTATTTTTCTTACCATTATTGGTGGGAAGTGGGGGGAATGCGGGTTCACAGTCATCAACTTTGATGGTACGTGCATTGGCAACTGGGGATGTTCAATTTAAAGATTGGTTCTATTTACTTGGGCGTGAAACCTTAGTTGCTTTAGGTTTAGGTGTGACTATGGCCGTAGCTGTATCATTACTAGGATTTTATCGCGGTGATGAATTGGTGGCATTAGTCTTGGCTTTAAGTATGACAGGTATTGTTTTACTTGGATGCTTAATTGGTATGAGCTTACCATTTATTCTCAATAAATTAGGGCTAGATCCTGCAAGTGCATCAGCACCTTTAGTTACATCAATTTGTGATGCGATGGGTGTACTTGTTTATCTATTTATAGCATCACTTATTTTATTTTAA